One window from the genome of Cryobacterium sp. GrIS_2_6 encodes:
- the istB gene encoding IS21-like element helper ATPase IstB: MNTPLTITETTVTPLSTATPASVYQQLRGHLTELKLADAADALPRVLDQAQAEGWSLTHALERLLAIEVTATDARRLSGRFRFANLPTGATLDDFDLDAASGIDRNLLAELGTCRYLESATNVLLIGPPGVGKTHIATGLGHAAVQAGYRTYFTSAADLAARCHRAAIEGKWGTMMRFFAGPTLLIIDELGYLPLPAEAASALFQVINQRYLKTSIVITTNRPVGAWGEILGDTTVAAAMLDRLLHRSVVVTLDGGSYRLRNHAAQSNELRRVTTGTNFR; the protein is encoded by the coding sequence ATGAACACACCCCTCACCATCACCGAGACCACCGTCACGCCCCTCTCGACGGCGACTCCGGCGAGCGTCTATCAGCAGCTGCGCGGCCACCTCACCGAGCTCAAACTCGCCGACGCGGCCGATGCTCTGCCCCGTGTCCTGGACCAGGCCCAAGCCGAGGGCTGGAGCCTCACCCACGCCCTCGAGCGCCTGCTCGCTATCGAGGTCACCGCGACTGATGCCCGACGCCTCTCGGGGCGGTTCCGCTTCGCGAACCTCCCCACCGGCGCGACCCTGGACGACTTCGACCTCGACGCCGCCTCCGGCATCGACCGCAACCTGCTCGCCGAGCTCGGCACCTGCCGCTACCTCGAGTCCGCGACCAACGTGCTCCTGATCGGGCCGCCCGGAGTCGGGAAAACCCACATCGCGACCGGCCTCGGCCACGCCGCAGTCCAGGCCGGTTACCGCACCTACTTCACCTCGGCCGCTGACCTCGCGGCCCGCTGCCACCGCGCCGCGATCGAGGGCAAGTGGGGCACGATGATGCGGTTCTTCGCCGGCCCCACCCTGCTCATAATCGACGAGCTGGGCTACCTGCCGCTGCCCGCCGAGGCCGCGTCGGCACTGTTTCAAGTCATCAACCAGCGCTACCTGAAAACATCGATCGTGATCACCACGAACCGGCCCGTCGGCGCCTGGGGCGAGATCCTCGGCGACACCACCGTCGCCGCCGCGATGCTCGACCGGCTCCTGCACCGATCCGTCGTCGTCACCCTCGACGGCGGCTCCTATCGGCTCCGCAACCACGCCGCCCAATCCAACGAGCTTCGCCGCGTGACAACGGGCACGAACTTCCGCTAA
- a CDS encoding IS30 family transposase, with the protein MRDLSKAPLSGRFLTFIEREEIAILRAQNLGVRQIAQALSRSPSTISRELRRNAASRGGKAEYRATSAQWHSDRRARRPKTAKLAGSPQLREYVQARLDGTVTRADGTPAAAPGIGAWNGRRHGPRQDRRWSTAWSPEQIAGRLKVDFPDDRSMRISHEAIYQALYIEGRGALRRELTTALRTGRALRVPRARAKRGKSFLSEEVMIAARPAEANDRAVPGHWEGDLILGLGGVSIGTLVERTTRFTMLLHLPPMDEHKMIGAQIKNGPATAGHGADAVCDAIARTITGLPETLRKSLTWDQGAEMAQHARLHIQTGLPIYFADPHSPWQRPSNENTNGLLRQYFPKGTDFTRYALDDLDAVAKTLNERPRKTLGFKTPAEAMNELLLTASTGVATTG; encoded by the coding sequence ATGCGAGACCTCAGCAAGGCACCGCTGTCAGGAAGGTTCTTGACCTTCATCGAGCGTGAGGAGATCGCGATCCTGCGAGCACAGAATCTTGGTGTTCGACAGATCGCACAGGCGTTGAGCCGGTCCCCGTCGACGATCTCCCGCGAGCTACGACGCAACGCGGCCTCGCGCGGCGGCAAAGCTGAATACCGTGCCACGAGCGCCCAGTGGCACTCCGACCGGCGTGCCCGCCGACCCAAGACCGCCAAGCTCGCGGGAAGCCCACAGTTGCGCGAGTACGTTCAGGCCCGGTTGGATGGAACGGTCACGCGCGCTGATGGCACGCCCGCTGCAGCTCCCGGGATCGGGGCGTGGAACGGGCGTCGACATGGCCCCCGACAGGATCGCCGCTGGTCCACAGCGTGGAGCCCGGAGCAGATCGCCGGTCGACTTAAGGTCGATTTCCCGGACGATAGGAGCATGAGAATCTCCCATGAGGCGATCTACCAGGCCCTCTACATCGAGGGTCGTGGCGCGCTGCGCCGCGAGCTGACCACCGCCTTACGCACGGGTCGGGCGTTGCGAGTGCCGCGGGCCCGCGCAAAACGAGGCAAGAGCTTCCTGTCAGAGGAAGTCATGATCGCCGCCCGGCCCGCAGAAGCCAACGACAGGGCCGTTCCCGGACACTGGGAAGGGGACCTGATCCTCGGACTCGGCGGGGTCTCGATCGGGACCCTCGTCGAACGCACCACGAGGTTCACGATGCTGTTGCACCTGCCCCCGATGGACGAGCACAAGATGATCGGCGCACAGATCAAGAACGGGCCCGCGACAGCCGGACACGGCGCCGACGCCGTCTGTGATGCGATCGCCCGAACCATCACCGGCCTGCCCGAGACCCTGCGCAAGTCATTGACCTGGGACCAGGGCGCCGAGATGGCCCAACACGCCAGACTCCACATCCAGACCGGGCTCCCGATCTACTTTGCCGATCCCCACTCGCCGTGGCAGCGGCCCAGTAACGAGAACACCAACGGGCTGCTGCGCCAGTACTTCCCCAAAGGCACCGACTTCACCCGCTACGCCCTGGACGATCTCGACGCCGTCGCCAAGACCCTGAACGAACGCCCCCGCAAGACGCTCGGATTCAAGACGCCAGCCGAAGCGATGAACGAGCTACTGTTGACCGCAAGCACCGGTGTTGCGACGACCGGTTGA
- a CDS encoding IS3 family transposase produces the protein MGYERQAFELMLAEKTNFTITRMVRLLEVSRSGYYAWAGRVPSPAAIRRVHIEQKVAFFHGDSDEVYGAPRILADLRADREVISRKTVAATMRRLGLVGICPKKWKTTTIIDHADAYPVDAVERQWDTGALNQVWVGDITYLRTWEGWVYLATVIDAHSRRVIGWAIADHMRTDLIQDALTMAMVLRGDRPATVIFHSDRGTQGRFNRWKQHLDYGGGLWDVRRIGWPRNSGGSRCGRRAGRRGGAGSTGRISGTSLGRVSRARMLVSGPACRRRSGHVSSVTLAGCETSARHRCQEGS, from the coding sequence ATCGGATACGAACGGCAAGCGTTCGAACTGATGCTGGCGGAGAAGACCAACTTCACCATCACCCGCATGGTCCGTCTTCTCGAGGTGTCCCGGTCGGGCTACTACGCCTGGGCCGGCCGGGTGCCGTCGCCGGCGGCGATCCGGCGGGTGCACATCGAGCAGAAAGTCGCTTTCTTTCACGGCGATTCCGACGAGGTCTACGGCGCCCCCAGGATCCTGGCCGATCTCCGAGCGGACCGGGAGGTCATCTCCCGCAAAACCGTCGCCGCGACCATGCGGCGCCTGGGTTTGGTGGGCATTTGCCCGAAGAAGTGGAAGACGACCACCATCATCGATCACGCTGACGCCTACCCGGTCGATGCTGTGGAACGGCAGTGGGATACCGGGGCGCTGAACCAGGTCTGGGTCGGCGATATCACCTATCTGAGGACGTGGGAGGGGTGGGTGTATTTGGCGACCGTCATCGACGCTCACAGCCGCCGTGTGATCGGTTGGGCTATCGCGGACCACATGCGCACCGACCTCATCCAGGACGCCCTCACGATGGCCATGGTGCTGCGCGGAGACCGCCCGGCGACGGTGATCTTCCACAGTGACCGTGGCACCCAAGGCAGATTCAACCGGTGGAAGCAACACCTCGATTATGGAGGTGGTTTATGGGACGTCCGAAGGATTGGATGGCCACGCAACTCGGGCGGGAGCCGATGCGGTCGCCGGGCCGGCCGCCGGGGTGGCGCCGGGAGCACCGGCAGAATTTCTGGGACCTCGTTGGGCAGGGTGTCTCGAGCGAGGATGCTGGTGAGCGGGCCGGCGTGTCGGCGCCGGTCGGGACACGTTTCTTCCGTCACGCTGGCGGGATGCGAGACCTCAGCAAGGCACCGCTGTCAGGAAGGTTCTTGA
- a CDS encoding transposase: protein MFTMARSRREFTPEYKDEAVKLVLTTGRAVATVARELGINEATLGRWVSAFKARNETAQTEVTESERAELLRLRKENADLKMDRAFLKKASIFFAQEASDTNGKRSN, encoded by the coding sequence ATGTTCACTATGGCAAGATCACGTCGGGAGTTCACTCCTGAGTACAAAGACGAGGCCGTGAAGCTGGTTTTGACTACCGGCAGAGCGGTCGCGACCGTCGCGCGCGAGCTCGGGATCAACGAGGCCACGCTGGGCCGCTGGGTGAGCGCGTTCAAGGCCCGCAACGAGACCGCACAAACCGAAGTGACGGAGTCTGAGCGGGCCGAGCTGCTGCGGCTACGGAAAGAGAACGCGGACCTCAAGATGGACAGGGCGTTCTTGAAAAAAGCGTCCATCTTCTTCGCCCAGGAAGCATCGGATACGAACGGCAAGCGTTCGAACTGA
- a CDS encoding IS30 family transposase, protein MTALSDSHIRLTPAQLKPIDSRYLSLVDREAIRDLSATGMSIRSIAATLRRAPSTISREIIRNRQNNLTYLPYAAQRAAAARRPRPREAKLVTQEGLRQFVQEKLQIRWSPEQICQALVKQYPTDKDMRVVPETIYQALYVQARGGLRRAVQEELRSGRTRRKPQKTESARRPRFRDPMVMIADRPPEIEDRAVPGHWEGDLITGRLNKTAIATLVERTTRYVMLVHLPGAHTADAVRDGLVATIGTLPAHLRGSLTWDQGSEMSTHKSFTTATDMPVYFCDPASPWQRGSNENTNGLLRQYFPKGSDLSVYGLDDLERVAQELNGRPRKTLGWDTPAERFRDLLIST, encoded by the coding sequence GTGACCGCACTGAGTGATTCCCATATCCGGCTGACTCCCGCGCAGCTGAAACCCATCGACTCGAGATACCTGTCGTTGGTTGATCGGGAAGCGATCCGTGACCTGTCCGCGACGGGCATGTCGATCCGGTCGATCGCGGCGACACTCCGCCGGGCGCCGTCGACGATCAGCCGAGAAATCATCCGCAACAGGCAGAACAACCTCACCTACCTTCCGTATGCGGCCCAGCGCGCTGCCGCCGCACGCCGACCACGGCCCCGGGAAGCGAAGCTCGTGACACAGGAGGGCCTGCGGCAGTTCGTCCAGGAGAAGCTGCAGATCCGCTGGTCTCCGGAACAAATCTGTCAGGCTCTGGTCAAGCAATACCCGACCGACAAGGACATGCGCGTGGTACCAGAGACGATCTATCAGGCGCTCTACGTGCAAGCCAGGGGCGGCCTGCGCCGTGCAGTGCAGGAGGAGCTGCGGTCCGGACGAACACGCCGCAAACCTCAGAAGACCGAATCTGCACGGCGGCCTCGATTCCGCGACCCGATGGTAATGATCGCCGACCGGCCACCCGAAATCGAGGACCGTGCCGTCCCCGGGCATTGGGAAGGCGACCTCATCACCGGCAGACTCAACAAGACCGCGATCGCGACCCTGGTCGAGCGCACCACCCGTTACGTCATGCTCGTCCACCTGCCCGGCGCCCACACAGCCGACGCCGTCCGTGACGGTCTGGTGGCCACGATCGGCACGCTGCCGGCACACCTTCGCGGGTCGCTGACTTGGGACCAGGGATCAGAGATGTCGACCCACAAGTCGTTCACCACCGCGACAGACATGCCGGTGTATTTCTGCGACCCGGCCAGCCCCTGGCAGCGGGGCTCGAACGAGAACACCAACGGGCTCCTGCGCCAGTATTTCCCGAAGGGAAGCGACCTATCGGTTTATGGCCTCGATGATCTGGAACGGGTCGCGCAGGAACTGAACGGCCGACCCCGCAAAACGCTCGGCTGGGACACCCCGGCAGAGCGATTCCGTGATCTACTAATCAGTACTTAA
- a CDS encoding helix-turn-helix domain-containing protein → MLSEEDDVDIHALKRQGMTISEIARRTDHDRKTIRAYLAGQRTPGVRCRRP, encoded by the coding sequence ATGCTTTCAGAGGAGGACGACGTGGACATCCACGCGCTCAAACGGCAGGGAATGACGATCAGTGAGATCGCCCGCCGCACCGACCACGACCGCAAGACCATCCGCGCCTACCTGGCCGGCCAACGCACACCAGGAGTGCGGTGTCGGCGGCCATGA
- the rfbA gene encoding glucose-1-phosphate thymidylyltransferase RfbA: protein MRGIILAGGSGTRLWPITKGISKQLMPIYDKPMIYYPLSTLMMAGIKEILVITTPEYNDQFRALLGDGSSLGIRIEYAVQESPDGLAQAFIIGEEFIGDDSVALVLGDNIFHGAGLGSALRNNTEIDGARIFAYHVSNPTSYGVVEFDENMTAISIEEKPAKPKSNYAVPGLYFYDNSVIGIAKSIEPSARGELEISTVNERYLEAGKLQVQVLDRGTAWLDTGTFKSMMQASEYVRVIEDRQGHKVGCIEEIAWRAGWIDSKQLAVLAAPLQKSGYGKYLSSLVAAV from the coding sequence ATGCGCGGAATCATCCTCGCCGGCGGCTCCGGCACACGCCTGTGGCCGATCACCAAGGGCATCTCCAAGCAGCTGATGCCCATCTACGACAAGCCCATGATCTATTACCCCTTGTCGACGCTGATGATGGCCGGGATCAAGGAAATCCTTGTCATCACGACTCCGGAATACAACGACCAGTTCCGGGCCCTGCTTGGCGACGGGTCCAGCCTCGGCATCCGCATCGAATACGCCGTGCAGGAATCCCCGGACGGCCTCGCCCAGGCGTTCATCATCGGCGAAGAATTCATCGGCGACGACAGCGTCGCCCTCGTGCTCGGCGACAACATCTTCCACGGCGCGGGCCTCGGATCTGCTCTGCGCAACAACACGGAAATTGACGGGGCACGCATTTTTGCCTACCACGTGAGCAATCCCACTTCGTACGGGGTCGTTGAATTCGACGAGAACATGACTGCTATCTCCATCGAGGAGAAGCCGGCCAAGCCCAAGAGCAACTACGCGGTGCCCGGACTGTACTTCTACGACAACTCGGTTATCGGGATTGCAAAGTCGATCGAGCCGAGCGCGCGCGGCGAGCTGGAGATCAGCACTGTCAATGAACGCTATCTCGAGGCGGGCAAGCTGCAGGTGCAGGTTCTCGACCGTGGTACCGCGTGGCTCGACACGGGCACGTTCAAGTCCATGATGCAGGCGTCGGAGTATGTGCGCGTGATCGAAGACCGCCAGGGCCACAAGGTCGGTTGCATCGAAGAAATCGCCTGGCGCGCTGGCTGGATCGACAGCAAGCAGCTTGCAGTACTCGCGGCACCGCTGCAGAAAAGCGGCTACGGAAAGTACTTGAGCAGCCTGGTCGCCGCCGTTTAG
- a CDS encoding dTDP-4-dehydrorhamnose 3,5-epimerase → MQIRELSIPDSYEITPKQFGDDRGVFLEWGRFDRLEESIGHKLDVVQANTSVSKRGSVRGVHFADIPPSQAKYVTATYGAVLDYIIDIRVGSPTFGQWDSVLLDDTDRRAVYIAEGIGHCFVALTDNATVSYLVTAPFNPGREHGINPLDTDIGLVFPPEAGELLLSPKDTDAPGLAESAANGLLPTWADAKAFYAALNEGN, encoded by the coding sequence GTGCAGATCCGCGAACTCTCCATCCCCGATTCCTACGAAATCACTCCGAAGCAGTTTGGTGACGACCGGGGGGTGTTCCTGGAATGGGGCAGGTTCGACCGCCTCGAGGAATCGATCGGCCACAAACTCGACGTGGTGCAGGCGAATACGAGCGTTTCCAAGCGTGGTTCGGTGCGCGGCGTCCACTTCGCGGACATTCCGCCGAGCCAGGCCAAGTACGTCACCGCGACCTACGGCGCCGTCCTGGACTACATCATCGACATCCGGGTCGGTTCGCCGACGTTCGGCCAGTGGGACAGCGTTCTCCTCGATGATACCGACCGTCGTGCCGTCTACATCGCCGAGGGCATCGGGCACTGCTTCGTCGCCCTGACCGACAACGCCACCGTCAGCTACCTCGTGACGGCCCCGTTCAACCCGGGCCGCGAACACGGCATCAACCCGCTCGACACCGACATCGGACTGGTGTTCCCGCCCGAGGCCGGCGAACTCCTGCTCTCCCCGAAAGACACCGACGCCCCCGGACTCGCCGAGTCCGCCGCGAACGGGCTTCTCCCGACCTGGGCAGACGCGAAGGCGTTCTACGCGGCACTGAACGAAGGAAACTAG
- the rfbB gene encoding dTDP-glucose 4,6-dehydratase, whose product MKILVTGGAGFIGSNFVRRTIEDAYPGLEGAEVVVLDALTYSGNLANLAPIADSPRYSFVHGDIRDAALLDTIFPSLDAVVHFAAESHVDRSVRDASIFVETNVLGTQQLLDAALRHNLARFVHVSTDEVYGSIAEGSWNEERALEPNSPYSASKAGSDLLARSYHRTHGLNVSITRCSNNYGPYHFPEKVIPLFVTNLIDDKHVPLYGAGNNIRDWLHVDDHTRAIAMVLVGGRAGEIYNIGGGTELTNLELTQLLLDSTGKDWSYVDRVADRLGHDLRYSVDISKIQAELGYAPQVPFEKGLADVVQWYRDNRAWWEPLKARAALSS is encoded by the coding sequence ATGAAGATCCTCGTTACCGGCGGCGCCGGTTTCATCGGCTCCAACTTTGTTCGTCGCACCATCGAAGACGCCTACCCGGGTCTGGAAGGGGCCGAGGTCGTCGTCCTGGATGCGTTGACGTATTCGGGCAACCTGGCCAACCTTGCGCCGATCGCCGATTCGCCCCGGTACTCGTTCGTGCACGGCGACATCCGCGATGCGGCGTTGCTAGACACGATCTTCCCGTCCCTGGACGCGGTTGTGCACTTCGCGGCCGAGTCGCACGTGGACCGGTCCGTGCGCGACGCCTCCATCTTCGTCGAGACCAACGTTCTCGGCACCCAGCAGCTCCTCGACGCCGCTTTGCGCCACAACCTGGCCCGGTTCGTGCACGTGTCCACGGATGAGGTCTACGGGTCGATCGCGGAGGGCTCCTGGAACGAGGAACGCGCCCTGGAACCCAACTCCCCGTATTCCGCGTCCAAGGCCGGCAGTGACCTCCTCGCCCGCTCGTACCACCGCACCCACGGGTTGAACGTGTCGATCACGCGCTGCTCGAACAACTACGGCCCGTACCACTTCCCCGAGAAGGTCATCCCGTTGTTCGTGACGAACCTCATCGACGACAAGCACGTTCCCCTGTATGGGGCGGGCAACAACATCCGCGACTGGTTGCACGTGGACGACCACACCCGCGCGATCGCGATGGTCCTCGTCGGCGGTCGTGCCGGTGAGATCTACAACATCGGCGGCGGCACCGAACTGACCAACCTCGAACTGACCCAGCTGCTGCTGGACTCCACCGGCAAGGACTGGTCCTACGTGGACCGGGTCGCTGACCGTCTCGGCCATGACCTGCGCTACTCGGTGGACATCAGCAAGATCCAGGCCGAACTCGGCTACGCCCCTCAGGTCCCCTTCGAGAAGGGCCTCGCCGACGTCGTGCAGTGGTACCGCGACAACCGCGCCTGGTGGGAACCCCTCAAGGCCCGCGCGGCACTGAGCTCATGA
- the rfbD gene encoding dTDP-4-dehydrorhamnose reductase, producing MTRYLITGAAGMLGRDLQKALTGRDVTAFDRGELDITDEAAVQAAVTGFDVVINAAAYTKVDDAETNEDAAYLLNAVGPRNLARAAKATGARLVQISTDYVFEGNAESPYQEDAPAAPISAYGRTKAAGEEFVLAENPGKTYIVRTAWLYGKNGPNFPKTMLKLAATHPTLNVVEDQVGQPTWTVDLAAQIVALLDADAPAGIYHGTNSGVTSWFGFAQAVLEANGLDPARVHPTDGASFVRPAPRPAYSVLGHDAWANAGLTPMRDWHDALTQAVAEGVLKTE from the coding sequence ATGACCCGTTACCTGATCACCGGCGCTGCCGGGATGCTCGGCCGCGACCTGCAGAAAGCCCTGACCGGGCGAGACGTGACCGCGTTCGACCGCGGTGAACTCGACATCACCGATGAAGCCGCCGTCCAGGCGGCCGTGACCGGGTTCGACGTCGTGATCAACGCGGCCGCGTACACGAAGGTCGACGACGCCGAAACGAACGAGGACGCCGCCTACCTGCTGAACGCGGTCGGACCGCGGAACCTCGCCCGCGCCGCGAAAGCAACCGGAGCGCGCCTCGTGCAGATCTCCACCGACTACGTCTTCGAAGGCAACGCCGAGTCCCCTTACCAGGAGGACGCACCCGCCGCACCGATCTCCGCATACGGGCGTACCAAGGCCGCCGGCGAAGAATTCGTCCTCGCCGAGAACCCGGGCAAGACCTACATCGTGCGCACCGCATGGCTCTATGGGAAGAACGGCCCGAACTTTCCCAAAACCATGCTGAAACTCGCCGCCACCCACCCCACCCTGAACGTGGTCGAGGACCAGGTCGGCCAGCCCACCTGGACCGTGGACCTCGCCGCGCAGATCGTCGCCCTGCTCGACGCCGATGCCCCCGCCGGGATCTACCACGGCACCAACTCCGGTGTCACGAGCTGGTTCGGCTTCGCCCAGGCCGTGCTCGAAGCCAACGGCCTCGATCCCGCCCGGGTGCACCCGACCGACGGGGCCTCCTTCGTGCGGCCGGCACCCCGCCCGGCCTACTCCGTACTCGGCCACGATGCCTGGGCCAACGCCGGACTCACCCCCATGCGCGACTGGCACGACGCCCTCACCCAGGCCGTCGCCGAAGGAGTCCTCAAAACCGAATGA
- a CDS encoding glycosyltransferase family 1 protein, producing the protein MITLRVIVDQMIAPVPGGIGRYTEELTRALIASAPLNCEVEGIVSASQPEQYAAIEAALPGLAGLYKTALPRRELAAAWQLGVTTSPGPGMIHAPGLMAPLRRHDRVNDHTQVAVTVHDVRAWTHPEALTQTTVAWTKARMKRARKHADAIVVPSHAVAAQLAEIVDLGDRVRVIGGAVGTGFRLPSNSSATELLATALDLPSEYIVTVGTLEPRKGVTALITALGLPGAPDLPLIVVGPDTWGEVDLGSVAEEAGLTPGRVRAMPALTDEELAVVIARANVLVIPSLEEGFALPIIQGFHVGTPVVHSDAPALLEAAGDAGLVVEREDAAGYPERLAAAIARVLTDRALVQRLRIYGGDRAKAFSWRDSAERVWQLHADL; encoded by the coding sequence ATGATCACACTGCGGGTTATCGTCGACCAGATGATCGCGCCTGTTCCCGGCGGGATCGGTCGATACACCGAGGAGCTGACCCGGGCGCTCATCGCGAGCGCTCCGCTCAACTGCGAGGTTGAGGGCATCGTCTCCGCGTCCCAGCCCGAGCAGTACGCCGCCATCGAGGCGGCCCTGCCCGGGCTCGCCGGACTCTACAAGACCGCACTCCCCCGCCGCGAGCTCGCCGCGGCCTGGCAGCTCGGGGTGACCACGTCCCCCGGGCCCGGCATGATCCACGCGCCGGGCCTGATGGCTCCGCTGCGCCGTCACGACCGGGTGAACGACCACACGCAGGTCGCCGTGACCGTGCACGACGTGCGCGCGTGGACGCATCCTGAGGCATTGACCCAGACGACCGTTGCCTGGACCAAGGCGCGGATGAAGCGTGCGCGGAAGCACGCGGACGCGATCGTCGTGCCGAGCCATGCCGTCGCAGCGCAACTCGCCGAGATCGTCGACCTCGGCGACAGGGTGCGCGTCATCGGGGGCGCCGTCGGCACCGGCTTCCGGCTGCCGTCCAACTCTTCGGCCACTGAGCTGCTCGCCACGGCCCTCGACCTGCCGTCCGAATACATCGTCACCGTCGGAACGCTCGAGCCACGAAAGGGCGTCACGGCCCTCATCACGGCCCTCGGCCTGCCGGGCGCTCCTGACCTGCCGCTGATCGTCGTCGGACCGGACACCTGGGGCGAAGTCGACCTCGGTTCCGTCGCCGAGGAGGCCGGACTCACGCCGGGACGGGTGCGGGCGATGCCCGCGCTCACCGACGAGGAACTCGCCGTCGTGATCGCCCGCGCGAACGTGCTGGTCATCCCGAGCCTCGAGGAAGGGTTCGCGCTGCCCATCATCCAGGGCTTCCACGTCGGCACCCCGGTCGTGCACTCCGACGCTCCCGCTCTCCTCGAGGCAGCCGGCGATGCCGGTCTCGTCGTCGAGCGCGAGGATGCCGCCGGGTACCCCGAACGCCTCGCCGCGGCCATCGCCCGGGTCCTGACCGACCGGGCCCTCGTGCAGAGGCTGCGCATCTACGGCGGCGACCGGGCGAAGGCTTTCAGCTGGCGGGATTCCGCCGAGCGTGTCTGGCAGCTGCACGCCGACCTATAG
- a CDS encoding LCP family protein, producing MSIATNPIRNPESGSARVMTKRAWWLVLLNVLLPGSAQVLAGSRSLGRFGLRCTFTLIGLVVVVGLAYLFWSEFVLTAFTNSIGLWVAAAVLVFYGIVWVVLTLDTLRLVRLVKAGPGARPLIAGFATVIMVVIAGTAGYGAYVAATASDFLSSVFVAGPTVPPVDGRYNIMLLGGDAGADRSGLRPDSITVASIDATTGQVTMIGLPRNLAYVPFVADSPLAAVYPNGYGYHDTCRVDACMLNSIYTEVELKSPDMYPKAIDAGSEPGIEGMRDAAEGITGLTIQYYGLIDMQGFSELIDALGGVDINVTERVPVHTDDTFTTVLFWFEPGMQHMDGYHALWYARSRHGTSDYSRMERQHQLQEAILAQASPANVLAKFESVASAGSQVVKTDIPQSMLGYFVTLAAKTKTHPINTVELTPANNVDPENPDYNVIRSMIDAALTPATATPTP from the coding sequence ATGAGCATCGCCACCAATCCGATCAGGAACCCGGAATCCGGGTCCGCCCGTGTGATGACAAAACGGGCCTGGTGGCTCGTGCTGCTGAACGTCCTCCTGCCCGGCTCGGCGCAAGTGCTCGCCGGCAGTCGCAGCCTCGGCCGTTTCGGCCTGCGCTGCACGTTCACCCTGATCGGCCTCGTCGTCGTTGTCGGGCTCGCCTACCTGTTCTGGTCTGAGTTCGTGCTCACGGCGTTCACCAACTCGATCGGGCTCTGGGTCGCCGCAGCGGTGCTGGTGTTCTACGGCATCGTCTGGGTCGTGCTGACCCTCGACACCCTCCGGCTCGTGCGCCTCGTCAAGGCGGGCCCTGGCGCCCGCCCGCTGATCGCCGGATTCGCGACCGTGATCATGGTCGTCATCGCAGGAACGGCCGGCTACGGCGCCTACGTCGCCGCGACGGCGAGCGACTTCCTGTCCTCGGTCTTCGTGGCGGGGCCGACGGTTCCCCCGGTCGACGGGCGCTACAACATCATGCTTCTCGGCGGCGACGCCGGGGCCGACCGGTCGGGTCTCCGCCCGGACAGCATCACCGTGGCGAGCATCGACGCGACCACGGGCCAGGTCACCATGATCGGCCTACCCCGCAACCTCGCATACGTGCCCTTCGTAGCGGATTCCCCGCTCGCCGCCGTGTATCCCAACGGCTACGGCTACCACGACACCTGCCGGGTCGACGCGTGCATGCTCAACTCGATCTACACCGAGGTCGAGCTGAAGAGCCCCGACATGTACCCGAAGGCCATCGACGCCGGCAGCGAGCCCGGTATCGAGGGAATGCGGGACGCCGCAGAGGGCATCACCGGGCTCACTATCCAGTACTACGGCCTGATCGACATGCAGGGTTTCTCCGAGCTCATCGACGCGCTCGGCGGTGTCGACATCAACGTGACCGAACGCGTGCCGGTCCACACCGACGACACCTTCACCACCGTGCTGTTCTGGTTCGAGCCGGGAATGCAGCACATGGACGGCTACCACGCACTCTGGTACGCCCGGTCGCGGCACGGCACGAGCGACTACAGCCGCATGGAGCGCCAGCACCAGCTCCAGGAGGCGATCCTCGCCCAGGCGAGCCCCGCCAATGTGCTCGCCAAGTTCGAGTCCGTGGCCTCCGCAGGGTCCCAGGTCGTGAAGACCGACATTCCGCAGAGCATGCTCGGCTACTTCGTGACGCTCGCCGCCAAAACCAAGACGCACCCGATCAACACGGTCGAGCTGACCCCGGCGAACAACGTCGACCCGGAGAATCCCGACTACAACGTGATCAGGTCGATGATCGACGCTGCCCTCACCCCGGCCACGGCGACGCCCACCCCGTAG